In Myxococcus stipitatus, the following are encoded in one genomic region:
- a CDS encoding aminodeoxychorismate/anthranilate synthase component II: MILLIDNFDSFTFNLVQALGTQGARLKVVRNDAITVADIEALKPDRIVISPGPGTPDDAGVSLEVIRAFGGRVPLLGVCLGHQCLGQVFGAKVVRAPVPVHGKTAEVRHEGHGVFRGLPDPFTAARYHSLVVDRESLPGCLEVTAWHEGLIMGMRHRELPALEGVQFHPESFLTTHGPRLLANFLAA, encoded by the coding sequence ATGATTCTCCTCATCGACAACTTCGATTCGTTCACCTTCAACCTCGTCCAGGCGCTCGGGACGCAGGGGGCGCGATTGAAGGTGGTGCGCAATGACGCCATCACCGTGGCGGACATCGAAGCGCTCAAGCCCGACCGCATCGTCATCTCCCCGGGCCCCGGGACACCAGATGACGCGGGCGTCTCGCTGGAGGTCATTCGCGCCTTCGGCGGACGCGTGCCGCTGCTCGGGGTGTGTCTGGGACACCAGTGCCTCGGGCAGGTCTTCGGCGCGAAGGTCGTGCGTGCTCCGGTGCCGGTCCACGGGAAGACGGCGGAGGTGCGCCACGAGGGACACGGAGTCTTTCGCGGGTTGCCCGACCCCTTCACCGCCGCGCGCTATCACTCGCTCGTGGTGGACCGCGAGAGCCTCCCCGGCTGCCTGGAGGTGACTGCCTGGCACGAGGGCCTCATCATGGGCATGCGTCACCGCGAGCTGCCGGCGCTCGAAGGCGTACAGTTCCATCCCGAGTCCTTCCTCACCACGCACGGGCCCAGACTCCTCGCCAACTTCCTCGCGGCTTGA
- a CDS encoding pseudouridine synthase: MARKSKTPRWLEAARRRGADAPVGGRADWLARALGRAGVMPRTQAEAAIRAGRVEVDGQVEVEPFAPVGPGRVVRVDGRECSLDTRLWVLMFHKPAGPVVHGSDPEGVGTVFERLRAVLPESLSGYEWYAVGRLDRDTTGLLLFTNDERFVRHGTAPETHLTKRYVARVEGRPDEAALQRLREGVELEDGLTRPAEARLREPEVVELTLTEGRHHQVKRMLAAVGHPVVALHRAAVGRVVLDVPEGTFRALRDGEISEGLGFRVEPQDVP, translated from the coding sequence ATGGCGCGAAAGAGCAAGACGCCCCGGTGGTTGGAGGCCGCGCGGCGGCGGGGGGCGGACGCGCCCGTGGGAGGCCGGGCGGACTGGCTGGCGCGTGCCTTGGGGCGGGCCGGGGTGATGCCCAGAACCCAGGCCGAGGCGGCCATCCGGGCCGGCCGGGTGGAGGTGGATGGACAGGTGGAGGTGGAGCCCTTCGCGCCGGTGGGGCCTGGGCGCGTGGTGCGAGTGGATGGGCGGGAGTGTTCGCTGGACACACGGCTGTGGGTGTTGATGTTCCACAAGCCCGCGGGGCCGGTGGTGCATGGCTCGGACCCGGAGGGCGTGGGCACGGTGTTCGAGCGGCTGCGCGCGGTGCTGCCCGAGTCACTGTCCGGTTACGAGTGGTACGCGGTGGGGCGGTTGGACCGGGACACCACGGGGTTGTTGCTGTTCACGAATGATGAGCGGTTCGTCCGGCACGGCACCGCTCCGGAGACGCATCTGACGAAGCGCTACGTGGCGCGGGTGGAGGGACGTCCGGACGAGGCGGCGCTTCAGCGACTCCGGGAGGGCGTGGAGCTGGAGGATGGGCTCACGCGTCCGGCGGAGGCTCGCTTGCGTGAGCCGGAGGTGGTGGAACTGACGTTGACGGAAGGGCGGCACCATCAGGTGAAGCGGATGCTGGCGGCGGTGGGGCATCCGGTGGTGGCGCTGCACCGCGCGGCGGTGGGGCGCGTGGTGTTGGATGTGCCCGAGGGCACCTTCAGAGCGCTGCGTGACGGGGAGATATCCGAGGGACTGGGCTTCCGCGTGGAGCCACAGGACGTCCCTTGA
- a CDS encoding aminotransferase class IV, whose amino-acid sequence MFSTVAVNGEVKRWEDLRLHDFSQGFFFGAGFFTTFRIDNGSPLFLARHLARLSASVSAFPTTVRAPPPEVMHVEAVRDTLRRCLDSDAALGARFTGVGKLAVSDGKLLLTLRPPAPDAERSQREGRTVDSVESGAYRHGEPTPNHKGLSYFRQYSLMANMPLLANERGHACELPTANLFVLLDGQLVTPPLDAPCLPGIIRRVLLDAGQVNGVPVFEQALPLSRLTEARACVITNSAVLVSGVTRLLGQALPDSLSLAERLRTHVLEMAAREG is encoded by the coding sequence ATGTTCTCCACGGTGGCGGTGAATGGCGAAGTGAAGCGCTGGGAGGACCTGCGCTTGCACGACTTCTCCCAGGGCTTCTTTTTTGGCGCGGGGTTCTTCACCACGTTCCGCATCGACAACGGGTCGCCGCTGTTCCTCGCGCGGCATCTGGCGCGGCTCTCCGCGAGTGTCTCGGCCTTCCCCACCACGGTCCGCGCACCACCACCGGAGGTGATGCATGTGGAAGCCGTGCGGGACACCCTGCGCCGATGTCTGGACTCCGACGCGGCGCTGGGTGCCCGCTTCACCGGCGTGGGCAAGTTGGCCGTGAGCGACGGAAAGCTCCTGCTCACCCTGCGGCCTCCCGCACCTGACGCCGAGCGAAGCCAACGCGAGGGACGCACCGTGGACTCCGTGGAGTCAGGGGCGTACCGCCACGGGGAACCCACCCCCAATCACAAGGGCCTGTCCTACTTCCGTCAGTACTCGCTCATGGCCAACATGCCGCTGCTGGCCAACGAACGGGGCCACGCGTGTGAGCTCCCCACCGCGAACCTGTTCGTCCTCCTCGATGGCCAGCTCGTCACGCCGCCACTCGATGCGCCCTGCCTGCCAGGCATCATCCGTCGGGTGCTCCTCGATGCGGGGCAAGTCAACGGCGTGCCCGTGTTTGAGCAGGCCCTTCCGCTCTCGCGACTCACGGAGGCTCGGGCCTGTGTCATCACCAACTCCGCCGTGCTGGTGAGTGGCGTCACACGACTGTTGGGACAGGCCCTGCCGGACAGCCTGTCCCTCGCCGAGCGTTTGCGAACACATGTGCTCGAAATGGCGGCCCGCGAAGGTTGA
- a CDS encoding PaaI family thioesterase, with protein MATQQEIAAFIAAEFPQTRVRILEVGDRTATVAHEVGVAELRPGGTVSGPVLMATADLALYVAILGAIGIVPLTVTTSLSFNFMRKPSADRRIVGVCKLLKLGRTLAVGEVSLYSEGLREPVAHAVGTYAIPPVDADSTGRTAHCRG; from the coding sequence ATGGCAACCCAGCAAGAGATCGCGGCCTTCATCGCCGCCGAATTCCCGCAGACGCGAGTGCGGATTCTCGAGGTCGGGGACCGCACAGCCACCGTGGCGCATGAGGTCGGGGTCGCGGAGCTGCGGCCAGGCGGTACGGTGTCGGGCCCCGTGCTGATGGCCACCGCCGACCTGGCGCTCTATGTCGCGATTCTGGGAGCGATTGGCATCGTTCCCCTCACCGTGACGACGAGCCTGAGCTTCAACTTCATGCGCAAGCCCTCGGCGGACCGGCGCATCGTGGGTGTCTGCAAGTTGCTGAAGCTGGGACGGACGCTGGCGGTGGGTGAGGTGTCGCTCTACTCGGAGGGACTGCGGGAGCCCGTGGCCCACGCGGTGGGGACCTACGCGATTCCACCCGTGGACGCCGACTCCACGGGGCGCACCGCGCACTGTCGCGGGTAG